Genomic DNA from Crateriforma spongiae:
CAGCCAATCCGGATCGAACGGCGACCGGGCCGACCGATCCGAAACAGACGTTGATCTGGATCGCCACTTCGGATTCTCAAAAGATTTTGATCACGACACGGGAATCAGCGGGGAATTACCAGCGTATTCCCGACCCAACGTTCGGCGATCTGTAGACGACTTCTCGGGGTGTCCGATGCGGCGTCGCCGTTTTGGATGCCGGCGTCTGCCATTGGTTACCGACGGGACGAAATGTCTTTGCGATCCGACTCGCTCTTGGCGTCATCCCAAACCAGTCCGACGGTGTGACGCAAAATCGGCAGAATGCACTGCTGTACACCCGTTTGTACCGCGCCGGTTGACCCCGGCAAACAAAAGATCATTGTCCGTCCGATGCGGCCAGCCGTGGCGCGGCTGAGCATTGCCGAGGGGCCGATCTCGTCGATCGAGAGCCGACGAAAGTGCTCGCCAAAACCGGGCAATTCCGCGTCCAGTATTCGCTGAATTGCGTCGATCGTCTGGTCGCGTGCGGCCAATCCCGTCCCGCCAGTGGTGACCACCGCCTGGGCATCGCCTTGGGCGATGATCGCGTCTAACAATTCGATCAACTGTTGCGGTTCATCGCGAATCAATTCGCGTTGCACCAACTGATGGCCCGCTGATTTCAGCAAATCGACGATTCGATCCCCGCTGCGATCATTGTCGCGACTACGAGTGTCGCTCAGCGTGATGACCGCGACGCGAATCGGGCCATCGACCGGGACACAACCACAATTTTCGTCGGCCGACCGTTTTTTGTTACCGGACTCATTCATTCGATTTTTCCCTACCAGTTGGTTTAAGCTGCGTGAACCCACCTAAGCCGATGCATCGGTACAGGTTTCCTGCACGGGGGACTCGGACGACCGGGTCGGGGAACTAGAATCCGTGTTTGATCGGTCCATTGCCACCGATCAACTTCATGCACCTTGCCGGTCGGTTCAACCATGGGTTTTGTTGACGATCGGCTCATTCGAAGAACCGGGCGGTCTTGCCCAAGCACAGGAATCGAAACTTATGAAAATCGCGATGATCGGCACCGGCTATGTGGGGCTGGTAACGGGGACCTGTTTCGCCGACAGCGGCAATGATGTGATCTGCGTCGACATCGACGAGGCAAAGATTCAGGGTCTTCGGGAAGGCAAAATTCCGATCTACGAACCGGGCCTGAGTGACTTGGTTCTGCGAAGCAGCGAAGAAGGCTTGCTGACATTCACCACTGATTTGGCGGCAGCGGTGCAAGCCAGCCGGATCGTCTATTTGGCCGTCGGTACGCCACCGGCAGCGGACGGCTCGGCCGACTTGACCGCGCTCAAAACGGTCGTCGATACCATGGCCCCGCATTTGACCGATGACGCCATCGTGGTCACCAAGAGCACCGTCCCGGTGGGCACCAACGAATATATCTTTCGGCGACTCAAGGAATTGCTGGGTCGCGAGGTCGATGTGGCCAGCAACCCCGAGTTCTTGAAAGAGGGTGCTGCGATCGAAGACTTCATGAAACCCGATCGCGTCGTCGTTGGTGTGCGGCGGCCAGAGGTCGGCGAAGTCTTGCATGAACTGTACCGACCGTTCCTGCGAACCGACAAACCGTTCCTGACGATGAGCCCCCAGTCGGCTGAACTGACCAAGTACGTCGCCAACGCATTGTTGTCGACCAAGATTTCATTCATCAACGAAATGGCCAATTTGTGCGAAAAGATGGGTGGCGACATCAACGATGTCCGACGCGGCATCGGCCACGACCAACGCATCGGATTTGCGTTTCTGTTCCCCGGTGTGGGCTATGGCGGCAGCTGTTTCCCGAAAGACGTTCGCGCCTTGGCCAGCATGGCCCGCGACCACGGCTTGAATCCTCGCATCATGGATGCCGTCGATGAAGTCAATTCGGAACAGAAGAAGGTTTTGAAAGACAAGATCGATCAACACTACGGTGGCAATCTGTCCGGAAAACGGGTCGCCGTTTGGGGTCTGGCATTCAAGCCGCGGACCGATGATATCCGCGAAGCTCCCGCACTTACCCTGCTAGATTACCTGCTGGAACAAGGTGCAACACCTCAAGTCCACGACCCCGAAGCATCCGAAAACATTCGGGCGATCTATGGCGACAAACTGATCTATTGCGAATCGGCAATGGACGCGTTGAACGGTGCGGACGCGTTGGCGATCAACACCGAGTGGAAGAATTACCACAACCCGAACTTTTCAGAGATGCGGACCCGCATGAACGGTCACGTCATCTTCGACGGCCGAAATTTGTACGAGCCTGACCAGATGGTCGAACAAGGTTTCACCTATCACAGCATCGGACGAACCGTCGGCGTCGCTGAAAGCGAACCGCTATCGGCATAAAGCCAGTCGACCAGCCCATCATGGCGGCGGCAGTTTCCGCCGCCGCGACCGCGGGCACATTGGTTGAATCCTTTCACCTTTGTGAAATCACTGTGCGACGCCATCGGTCGCTGTTCTTCTCTTCACCTTTCGAGTTTATTTGCAATGCGTGTCATCGTTACGGGGTCCAGTGGATTGATCGGTTCGGCGGCGGTGCGGCACTGGGATGCCGCCGGCGACGAAGTGATCGGCATCGACAACGATATGCGTTCGACTTTCTTCGGTCCCGATGGCAGCACGCGATGGAATCAGGAACGTTTGGAATCGGAAACGTCGAACTTCCGTACCGCAGTGTTGGACATTCGTGATCGTGACGGCGTGATGGACCTGTTCAAAAACAGTCCGCCCGACTTGGTCATTCACTGCGCCGCACAACCGTCCCACGATAAAGCAGCGGCGATTCCATTTTTGGATTTCGAAGTCAACGCGGTCGGCACATTGAATCTGCTGGAAGCAACGCGCCAACATGCACCGGAGGCCGTGTTCTGTCACATGAGCACGAATAAGGTCTATGGAGATGCACCCAACGAATTGCCGCTGAAAGAACTGGACACTCGTTGGGAATACGCCGACGAAAAAGACTACGACGGGATCGACGAATTCTGTCGGATCGACCAAACGATGCACAGCCTGTTCGGCGCCTCCAAAACCGCCGCCGATGTGCTGGCGCAGGAATACGGCCGATATTTTGGTCTGAAAACGGGCACCTTCCGTGGCGGTTGCCTGACCGGTGCCAGCCACAGTGGCGTCGAATTGCACGGGTTTCTCAGTTACCTGGTGCACGTCGCGGTCACCGGAAAGCCCTACACGATTTTCGGGTACAAGGGCAAACAGGTTCGCGATCAGATCGAATGCAGCGATGTGGTCAAAGCCTTCGAAGCATTCGCAAAGAACCCGCGCCCGGGCGAGGTCTACAACATCGGCGGTGGTCGCGACAACGCCGCCAGTGTGCTGGAATGCATCGCCATGATCCAGGAAATCAGCGGCCACAAGGTCAATTACACCTTGGGAGACGAGAACCGAAAGGGCGACCACATTTGTTACATCAGTAATCTTGCCAAGCTACGCCGTGACTATCCGGACTGGGATATTCGCGTCTCGCTGAAGGACATCATCAGCCAAATGATCGCTGCCGAAGAAGCGAAGGCGTCGGCGGCAAACGCGACCAGCTGATCGCTGCTTTCCATCGATATTCGGTTTCCACCGCTTCGCGAGCCACGGTGCCGCGAAGCGTTTTCTTTTGCACTTCCCGTCCATCAATCCGATCTTTCGCCATGTGCCCGTCGAACCTGAGGCGGCCCCCGCAGGCGAATCGGAATCGCCCGGATCTTCCCCGCTGGCCTCCCCGGCATCGGCATGCCGGAGGCGATACTGCATTCCCGGGACCCCGGCCGATCAAACCGCCGATTCTGCGTTCATCATGATCACAACGGCCCGATAACCGGCACAACCGCGCCGGTCGGCCACCCTGATACGGGCCATGATCTGCGGGTCATGCCGGTCGCAACGCTGTGTCAGAAGGCGATCGAAATCCGGCTGGCGATTCGGCCGACATCTGTAGAGGGGCTAGATCTTCTGCAACCTAGTCTTGTCCAGTCGTTCGGGTGTTGGAAGTTCCTTTGTCGCCGTCGTAGCCGATGCTTTCCGCTGACAGCCTTATTCCGATTAGCGTCGCCACGCTGGTTCCATCGACCACGATGGGTCTGGACCTATTTCAG
This window encodes:
- a CDS encoding NAD-dependent epimerase/dehydratase family protein, yielding MRVIVTGSSGLIGSAAVRHWDAAGDEVIGIDNDMRSTFFGPDGSTRWNQERLESETSNFRTAVLDIRDRDGVMDLFKNSPPDLVIHCAAQPSHDKAAAIPFLDFEVNAVGTLNLLEATRQHAPEAVFCHMSTNKVYGDAPNELPLKELDTRWEYADEKDYDGIDEFCRIDQTMHSLFGASKTAADVLAQEYGRYFGLKTGTFRGGCLTGASHSGVELHGFLSYLVHVAVTGKPYTIFGYKGKQVRDQIECSDVVKAFEAFAKNPRPGEVYNIGGGRDNAASVLECIAMIQEISGHKVNYTLGDENRKGDHICYISNLAKLRRDYPDWDIRVSLKDIISQMIAAEEAKASAANATS
- a CDS encoding MogA/MoaB family molybdenum cofactor biosynthesis protein, whose translation is MNESGNKKRSADENCGCVPVDGPIRVAVITLSDTRSRDNDRSGDRIVDLLKSAGHQLVQRELIRDEPQQLIELLDAIIAQGDAQAVVTTGGTGLAARDQTIDAIQRILDAELPGFGEHFRRLSIDEIGPSAMLSRATAGRIGRTMIFCLPGSTGAVQTGVQQCILPILRHTVGLVWDDAKSESDRKDISSRR
- a CDS encoding UDP-glucose dehydrogenase family protein; translation: MKIAMIGTGYVGLVTGTCFADSGNDVICVDIDEAKIQGLREGKIPIYEPGLSDLVLRSSEEGLLTFTTDLAAAVQASRIVYLAVGTPPAADGSADLTALKTVVDTMAPHLTDDAIVVTKSTVPVGTNEYIFRRLKELLGREVDVASNPEFLKEGAAIEDFMKPDRVVVGVRRPEVGEVLHELYRPFLRTDKPFLTMSPQSAELTKYVANALLSTKISFINEMANLCEKMGGDINDVRRGIGHDQRIGFAFLFPGVGYGGSCFPKDVRALASMARDHGLNPRIMDAVDEVNSEQKKVLKDKIDQHYGGNLSGKRVAVWGLAFKPRTDDIREAPALTLLDYLLEQGATPQVHDPEASENIRAIYGDKLIYCESAMDALNGADALAINTEWKNYHNPNFSEMRTRMNGHVIFDGRNLYEPDQMVEQGFTYHSIGRTVGVAESEPLSA